The genomic DNA ACGTGTACCGCTACCTGGGAGACGGCTGCCTTAATGGCTCCCAATTGCAACAGAACCTCATCGGCGCAACGATGTTCTTCGATCATCTTCCGGACAGAGCGCACGTGACCTTCAATCCGCGCCAGACGATCCATCAAGGCTTTCTTGGACTCGGGCGACAGATATTCCTGTCCCTTGATCACGGTTAATCTTTTATTTTCTTTTCTCATCTGTTTGGTTGCCATGACTTTTTCCTTCCCAGTTACTAGAATTTTATTGATTGTTTTTAAAGGACAGGCACGAAGCCGGCTTTTTTTACCGCTTCGGCAAGTCTTTCGCGATTTGCCTTTGAGGTATCAAAAGTTACTTTTGCGGTTTTGGTTTCAAGATCCACATCTGCTTGCTTTACACCGCTTACATTTTTGAGCGCAGACTCTACATTTGCCTCGCATCCCCCACACGTCATCCCTTCAACCCGGAATGAGACTGTCTGAATAGCGGGTGTCTGAGCCGCAACGCTCGGCTGAGATCCCTTGGGCAAAAGGAATCCTGTAAAATAAGGGGACAGCGCGAATATCAATACGAGACCCGCCGTTAACCAGAGCAGCATCTTGCTCTTTTTGTCCGACGTTGCTGTCTTGCAAGTGCCGTCTTCGCAAACGACTTTTCGAGGTCGGTACGTGAAGT from bacterium includes the following:
- a CDS encoding metal-sensitive transcriptional regulator, coding for MATKQMRKENKRLTVIKGQEYLSPESKKALMDRLARIEGHVRSVRKMIEEHRCADEVLLQLGAIKAAVSQVAVHVADHEMKACVKSCMQGDANERLERTLKVISSLIRQ
- a CDS encoding cation transporter — translated: MPNDNKTLALATIVTAFIASLCCIGPLLFAAAGLGVFGAAALFGSLRPYLLVTAGLLLAAGFYFTYRPRKVVCEDGTCKTATSDKKSKMLLWLTAGLVLIFALSPYFTGFLLPKGSQPSVAAQTPAIQTVSFRVEGMTCGGCEANVESALKNVSGVKQADVDLETKTAKVTFDTSKANRERLAEAVKKAGFVPVL